The Pseudopipra pipra isolate bDixPip1 chromosome 8, bDixPip1.hap1, whole genome shotgun sequence sequence AGGGGACGCACGGCCGGGCCAGGCAGGGGCCCCGCTGGTGCCGGCCGTGAGGGCCCCCTGGCCCCGTTCCGGCTCCGCTCCCCTCGGCACAGCCACAACCAGTTCCCGCGGCTCTGGCCCCGCGGCGCGCTCCCGAGACACCCCCTCTGACCCCTTACGGGAGCGAGTGGACCTCACCGCCTCCCGTCACGCCTCTCCTCGCCCCTGCAGCGCCGGGAACATCCCCGCTCCCCTCGCGCATCGACcggcagagctgcgggcgctgccCTGCGGGCGGCGAGCGCCGGCACCGGAGGGGACGGGACGCCGTTCTCCAGCCCCCACCCGCTTCATGACTTTGCTCCCCCAGGGGAAACGAGGGCTGGGTCCCGTAGAGGAAGGGCCCTCCCGAGGCCTGAGGGCCCCCCCGCGCCTCCGGCCCCGCGCTGGGCCCGGGGGGAGCCGCGCTGGCCACGGGGCTCGGTGCGCAAACGTGCCGGGGACTTTTGCGCACCGGCTGAGGCCGGCGGCGGGGAGcggcccggggccggggcaCCTTTTCCCGGAGGAGGGCGAGGGGCCGGGAGCAGTGGGGCCGGGCTCCCCCTGCACGGCACGGTGCTCCCGGGGGTGCGGGCAGGGCAGCCGGGAGGGCGCAGCCCCGCCGGGGCGGGAGTCCCCCCGCTCCTTCACCAAAGCGGTGCGGCGGATCCCGGCCGGGGATCCTGGGGCCGGGAGCGGCCGGAGCGGCCCCATTGGGCCTCGGCGGGGCGGAGGACAGCTTCCCCAGCCCGGGCCGGTCCTCGGCCCCGAGGGGTGGCCTTGGCCGGCGCGGTGCGAGGCGGTGCGGGGCTGTGCGCGCTGCCTTTCCAGGAGCGCGGTGCGGCGGCGAGCAGCCTCGCTGGGAGGGCGGGGGAGCGGTGCCGAGGGGGGCCGGGCGCCCCTTCTCGAGGGGCGGCTCGGAGGGCAGCGGAGGATGAATAGGAAGGGcccggaggggctggggggggttttttgtgccTGTGCAATTGGATGACAAAAAAATCTGGCGAGCGAGTTTCCAAGCCTCAGACTACCCACTTCAAACGTCCTTCAAACAAAagctgaagaggaaaagaaagcccCACCTGGTACCGCTGtttgctaaaataataataaatagatttcgtttaataaataattacaaGAGATTGTAAAGTGGAGTGCTTTGGGAAGCATTAATcatggggctgggggcagacATCACCTGCTGGCAAACAAGACAACTTTATTGTTAAATCACCTTCCCACCGCCACTTTCCGATAACTCCCTCCCGTTGCCACAAAGCCCGATCGGGGATGTTTACTCATAGTTAGCATAACAAGCACCATAATGCCACGAACCTGATAAAAACCTGCGGGGGCACCGCGGCGGGCTCCCGCTCACACCTGGCCGGGCCGCCCGGCGCAGAGCTGGCACCCAACGGCCCTTCCAGGAGGGGCCCTGCTGCCGTTTACATTGGCCTGGTTTATGCTGCTTTATAACAGGTTTACTGCAATCCCTATCTCTCGGCCCTATTTGTcttattttattgaaaacatATGGTAACCAGAGCGGCCCCGGCGCATCCCTCGCCTGCCAGGCGTCGGGGACGTTTGGCGAGCCGGGGCTCGGCCGcagcccgcccgcccgcccgccgggggCTGTTTGCTCTGGAGAGGGGAGGGCAGATAAGGCTGGGCCCGCTTCCGATCCTGGAGGTGACTGTAGGGTCGGGGGGCCGCCGGCCGCTCCGCGCTCTCCACCCACCCGGGGCCAGCGGTGCGCGCCCGCGGGGCCGGTGATGCGGAGGAGGCAGCGGCGGGCGCACGGTGGAGGCACctgccccggggccgccccgtccGTCCCCCGCTGCCCCTGGCCGGGGCTGCTCAGGAGGTACCGTGATTTGCGGTGCCATATGTCGGGCGGGTCGgcggagcagctgctgccccgGCCCTACCTACCCGGCGCATAATACCTGGGAGCCGCAGCCCCGCGTCCCCCTCTGAGAgggcagcgcggcggggccgggcccgcgccACTGTTTTGTGACTTTATTGTGGCGCCCAACAGATGCACGCcggcccctcctgcccctcgcCCCGGTGCGAGCGCGCTGCTCGGGACACAAGGAGCACAGATGCCAGGCGCAAGGTGCACCAGATGCCCCCCTTTGTGAATTCAAACAATATTTCTCCCTtctccacccccccccccccccgcccccgcctctTCCTATAAGAGCGAGAGGAGAAGGGGtgcaaaaatatataaagcaCCAAACgaagcaggagagggaaggggagcccTGGCAAGCGGCGGCTGGTGCGCGTCCCCAGGAGCCGCCTGACGGTGCGCACGaccgggagcggccccggggagggaggCGGACACGGGCAGGGGCCAGGAGTGCCCGCAGAGGCGCAAAGAGCCTCCTCGGGAAGTCATCCCTTACGTGGTGAGCGCTGAGCTGTGCACAACTGAGCACCGTCTGTCCCTTCGATGGGCAGCTGAGGGGTGAGAAGATCCAGATCGAGCCAGTGGGACAAGTCCTCAGCACTTGTAACCTCATCGTGCATCAAAATGTTCCTTGGGGCCACGATGATGCTCCAAAGGCTGGAGTacctctgctatggagacaggctgagagagctggggttgttcaacctggagaagaggaggctctgggGAAACTTCCAGTGCCTtaaggggctccaagagagctggagagggacttgtgAGAAGGGCGTGGAATGACATGACAAGAGGGAATGGgttcacactggcagagggcagggttagatgggatattgggaaggaattcttccctgtgaggttggggaggccctggcacaggttgctcagagaagctgtggctgccccatccctggaagtgttcaaaggttggatggggctgtgaGCAACCTGGTTGAGCGAGTGGCAtctctgtccatggcaggggaggttggaactagatgatctttagcATTTCAATCcagtccaaaccattctatgattctgtgcaAGGAGAAATAAGCCCTGGGGTCAGGGATGCTGTCACTGCACCAGAAGAGGAGAAGCCCTGATAGAAAGCCCAAGAGTTTTCAGTGTGCAATCCCACTCTACAGTAAACCTCTCTCCATGCTTATGTGTCCTTAAAACAGCCTGACAGGAAATGGCCTCATAAGGCTGCAAGAGCAGACAGCTGTTCTGACACTGAGACATTTTTGGTCAGAATCAACAATATTTAGCAATGCAAAAACCTGGGTTACCACTGGataggagagaggaaaggaacagaaatacCATGGAGAGGAAAGGCAGGGAACAAATGCCAAGTAGAAAAGGGTCAGTTGGATGCTGGGCTGTGATGCCAACAGGTGGGTGCTGTGAAACCTGTACATTAAAGTATTTACTCAACTCTCCAAGcacctgcccaggcagagaAAGACAGTCCTCACTTCTCTGGGAGCCAGTCTCTTCCCatcattcccagctctgccagacTTGCTCTCCTCCCCATTTATGGCAATAGTTCCTTGCCCCAGCATGTCtctcctgccagaaaaaaaggtTTCTCTTCTGCCCTGGTGACAGCCTGGGCAGATAGGATGGGTTACACATCTCCCTCACTTGGGTTTTCCAAGTGCTTTACTCTTTACACCAAGTTTCTGGTGAGATCTGGCTGAatccaccaccaccactacATTCCTCTGATGGCTGAATGAAACACATGCATTCAAGCCCAGAGGCCCATCAGCGGCTCCAGAGGCCCAAAGCAAGCCCGTAGCTGTGTATCTGCCTGCATGGAAATCTCAAAGAAGAATTGTAATCAGACATTTGCTGTCTCCACAGCTACAGTTGAACAGGAGGTAGTTTTCATGACAGGATTTCCCCAGCACTCAGACTTCATCAGCTGGCAGTGGTTGTCTTCAGCTACCAGTTGGACAACAGACTCAAGGCTTCATTATTCATTTGCACCAACTCTCCTTCAGCCGCCAATGAATAGTTACAGACCATGGATATGCTGAGCTCAGGCTGCCACCTTCCTGATCAGTGCTTCATTCCCATAAGGATAAAAATCTAACTTCTGGCATTTTGATGCAAGATGAGGTTATAAGCACTGGTCGTATTGGCTCTCTCTGAAACTCGTCAATCCCCAGCTGCTCATCAAACAGACAGATGGTGCTTCCTGACCtccaaaaatgcttttttctctgATTTAGAGGCCCCACCAGTCAGACTTCGAACACAGCAGAATGCACCAGAGAGCTGGCTTTTGAGAAGCAAAAAGAGTTGCTAAAAGCCAGGAGTTTGGAAGGAAATCCCCCCATCTGATCTGGAAAAAAGGGCAGAGGTGCCCTGATGGATTCACACAAAACTAACCCCTCTCCAGAGCTTCACTGAAGCCTTCAACATGAGACAGAGCAAGATGGGGGGGCTTAGACCCTTTCTTTGCCAGCTGAAGTTGGTGCCAGGTCACTGCCACCACTGGGAGATGTGCCCAGCGTGGTGCAGGGGTCACAGCTCAAGCCAAACcgctgctggcaggagggatgTGACTCAAAGCTATGGGGTGGGTATTTTGCCCGCTGGCCTCATGTACTTGCCAGTAACCAGTTCATGATCCTCCTGTCGCCATTCTCAGCTGTGCCATCCACACCTGGCAGCCTACAGTGCTGTGCTGACCACCCCACAGGGTTCAATGTGGTTGCAGCCCCCACACCAATCCCAGCAAcactccatcccctccctgacCAGTCCTGTGCCAGCCTGGTCTCTTCCCATCTCCTCCCTTCTTTCAGCCTCAGGAAGCATCATCCCTTCCTCTGTCCCAGTCTTGCCATGCCCTCGCTCCCCTCCCCACATTTTTGTGCCCCTCTCCTGGCACACCTTGCACTGGTGTCCCTTCTAGGCAGCCTTGGTTCCTCATCCCAGATTTCCCCAGCTATCCCTGCCTATCTGCACAaaccctctcccagctcttcaTCTAGCACGTGGCTTAATCTGCCAAATTCCTCACCTTTGAATTGGAGCTTtctcctgccctgcactgctgcagtggTGAGGAGAAGACAAGTTTATATCCATACAGGACCATTTTCTTCCTTGAGTCCAGGTGTATAATGAACCTGGGAAGCCCACAAACAgcacagcccctcctgccagctcATGCCAGGACCCCTGCAAATGTGAGCAGCCAGCCTGACTTCTGTATCTCAATAAGAAATTatgtatttgcaaaaaaaaaaaaaaaaaagaaaaaaaaagatatcgATGTATTTTCACACAAAGCACTGCAGTTGTGACCCAGAATTTtagctgcagcccagctctgcaagACAAGCTACCATCAACTTGTACATGTGATTTTGGTGAACCACAATCTAAACTCATGCCAAAAGGTTTCACTGGGAGAAGGGCAACAATCCCAAGGCAGGTAACAGCAGGAAAACCTCCAAGCACTCACTGCCCATGTGTAGCCAGAGCCTTGGAGCCATCTGGATGGTtctgccagccccagctgcagggaggggagctCAGGACCATCCCTGCCCACAAAGCTGGTCTTGAGCACGAGCTGAGGGGGATGCTCCAGCCAATGTCACGAAGGGTCCCAGCAGCTTCCTGAGTTTTATCAGCAGCCTAATCATTTTCCTTCATTACTACACTTCTTCAATCCTATTATGGCTCCTCCaggctcccagccccagctaTGCTTAGGAGCTCCAGGGTAGCGGCATTTCTGGGGGGTCTCTGGCTCCAGCAAGGCCCCCGTGCTCAGGGACACATTATCTGACATCTCATCATCTGACATCCCTTCCCTCCGAGCGCTacacctccctcccccagctcttCACCACAATACCCACCATTTTCCACCATCATTTAAGtttctgaagtaatttcttttttctttttttgtcctttttttttttttaaaaaagaagcaaaccaTCTACCATATGTTCTCCCCTGAAAGGGGTAATTGTTAACAGATCATTAAAACACCGTGGCGAGTGCTCTGAGATTCCTTCCCTCAGTCTTACGCATTATCCAGTCTCTGTCACCCTTTCAATGCGGCTTTGAGGGCTCTGCTTTTCTAACTTCCTcctcggggaggggggggaaagaagagagaaagagccACTAAAATGACCCTCTTCACAGCTCTTCTCCTTGCTTTTCAATGTCTTTTTCGACACCCAGCAATAATTGGGGTGGGGGGCTGGCGTGCCGCCGCTGCTGTcaccaggctgggggtgggCCACATCCTGCCCTGTTCACAAGGTGCCAGGGTCGGGATGGCAGGATGAGGCGTGACAGGGGTGCTGCAGGCACCCCGTGGGCACTGACAGCCTCTCCTTCCACTGCCGGGCAATGAGGCTGCTTGCCATGGGATGCTCAAACAGCACATCCCATCCATCCTGGTCCCTttgtccctgctcctgggatGGGGGCTGTGCAATGACCCCATGACACACACACGTATCCTGGGCTGAGATAGAGACTATTCCTGACAGAACTCATTTCCTCAGGTGGATCAGATGCTTTCTGCagcacaaatacattttatatggAAATAACCTAACAGCTGGCTGGGAACAGaatgaagcccagacatggaGCTGTCTTGGGGGCTTTGGATATTTCACCTCCCTTTTCTGAAGAACCAACACTATTTTAGGAAACGCCAAATTATGGGAAGCTGGGGACCACTTCTACCTGAGCCATGGTCTCAGCTGAGGGAAGCACAAGCACAGCACCAGCATCTGTCCCCTTTGCTGGGACAgggaccttcccagagctgtgcccacaTGCTTCCCAGCCCCATGTGCAGGGAGAGGGACCCTGGGAGGGCTCCTTGGATGAGCCAAGAGGACTCGCAGCTGCACAGTGCCTCACCACCAAGAGAAGGGCAAGGAGAAGACCCAAGAGAGGCAAAGGCACATcccaacagcagcactgcacGTGCCTAATTCCAATGTGAGGGTTGCCAAACTCACCatgagcaccagcagcagcgGTCTGGGGTTGAGGGTCACCTCCTACAGGCTTGTGATAGGAAAGATCGATCAAGGCTTTCAGAACTCACACTGAAGTTCCTTACCTGCATCTTCTCCCCTTCTGCCATGGATTTGGCCATCCCTCCAGAGGACCATGTTCCCTGACTCATCACAGCCTGTAGCCAAGCTTCAGGCATGGTTTGCACTGCTCCTCTGGCATAGCCACTTTTCCCAGCCCCAGCATGAGGCCCTTTGAATTTGTACTTACCCATCCCAGCCAAGGAGTGTGCTGCACAGCACCCAAGAGCACACAATACCCACTCTGGGAGAGATGGGGAGgagtcagctgtcccagccagcaaaacccagtTATGTttgaaaaagcacagaaaattccGAGTCCTGCACACAGATGTCTCCAAGAACCAATAGtccacagcagctcagcagctctgccagtgcctgCATGTAGCTCCAGGGACCTCAGAGAACTCCTTCCTCATCTGACACCCCATTCTGTTTCCCCAGCACCCTCCAAACCCCTCAGGGAGTTGCTATGCTTATTTTCACCCAGGAAGCTGTAGCCTCAAGCTGGAATTGatggtgctgctcctgctttgcTCCAGCCAAGGGATCAGCCCTGCACGGATCCCACTGCACAgtccctgagcatccctgggAGCACTGTGGCAAGAGATGCTCAGCTGGTGCCAGGAGCTCCTTGTGCTTCCCCAGGCAAAACTTCCCATCCCAGAGGCCGTGGGGCTGACCCACAGAAAATGTCCAAGCAGGgctgagcactgggatggggctgggatcagCAAACCAGTACCCAATGGGTACTGGGGGATGAGGTGGCGTTGCCCTGGTGTGCACATCCCAGGCAGATCAGCTCTTTTCCAGGATGGCGGCTTTCACCTCTTCATCAAGGACAAAactttccatggaaaaaaagtACCTCCTTCAAAGAGCATCTTGGAAACAGGCTGGAAATGGCTCTCACTTTCTCGAGTGGATTTAacagctgcctttgccaagggctcttcctgctgctgtggggccagaTGTAACCCCTTAGAGCTGCAGAGACACCCATCAGGCCAGGAGCTGAACTTCCCAAGCAGTACTTCTGTCCCAAGTGCAAAAAGAGATGGAGCTGCATCAGTTTTAAGCAGCACAATGGACTGAAAATCAATTTGACATCATAAACAGTAGCACTGCCCTCCCTCTCCAAAAAGGCACAGTCATCAAATGAGGATGTCAACCCAAAGCAACTTCACATGCCACTCATGTCCTTGGGGTCGGGCTGATCTCCCTggcccagcagagcccacagGATCCCCATGACTGGGAGCACCTGCTCCCTGTGGTGGAACACCCACATTATTTCTTATCAAAATCAATTCCTGAACCCATACAAGAACATTTGAATGATTAGCTGGTGCAGAAATGTCAGGAACTCTGGGAAGTCCTAGTGAACAAAAGGGCTTTAGGAACACAAATCTGCAAATCAACTTTTAGCTAAATGTTTTTTAGACCTTAaatactgactttttttccccatcgAGAGGAAATTAGCTCATCCCACCTCCGAGGCTGGTTTTCCAGGTGAAGCTATAACCAGCAGCTGTATCCCGAGTGTCCCTCACAAACAGATGATAATCTCTGCAGAAGTTCAGGGCTATGGAGGGATTCCCATGGAAGCTGTGCCGGCACAAAGGGGCTTCttgaaggagggcaggggaaaggGCCAATGGAGGAAGCCTTGTGCTGTATGGATGCACTGAGCAGAGATTTAATTCCAGCGAGCAGGGACTTAACTCGTGTCTTGCGATATGACACATCCGCACCAGCAGAGGGAGAGCTGCTCGGCATTTCTCCTCCGGATCCGTGCTAATTAAAGGTTTTTATCATGTTCCAGCAGCAGCATATACAGCACATACTGTGCACGATGCTCCAGCCAGGTACCCCAAGTCTGTGCCTCTATGGCCTCTAGTTATTTGAAACAGAGGCAAACCTCTGTTTCTAGCTGAATGGTGATGGAAAGCAGGAGCACATGGATGATGAACCCCGGGAAGCTCACAGTTGTCAAGGTGCTTTAAAAttacacacataaaaaaaaatccatagctCTGGAATTTTGCAGAGTTGCCTCAGTCTTTTCAACAGCAGGCAAGgagcactttttaaaaatcaggttaAGGATGCATCTGTGAGGAGCAGCCCAGCCAGGAGGACAGGGATTGAATTAGATCAGCATTCTTCACCCATCAGCTGTCTGGAAAaggcagctgagcagagaaCTGCTGCATCTCCCTCCAGCCACCTCCCAATAGGCATCATCCTTCCCTCTGGTCACTATGGGCCTGTGAAGCCAAGAGTTAATTTCCTCAAATCTGAGGGAATGGGAAAGGTCAAGCTTTTGAATCAACTTACTAAACTTCTTTGAATcaatttattaaacaaaatcaTCCAGGTTGACTTCATGATTGTCAGGTAGACACCATTCCCATGCAAACACTGTGTATGAAAACTGGGGATGGCTGAAAATTCAGTGCAGCCCACAAATTTCCTTGCTAAAGGAGAATTGCTCTCTGGTATTCCCAAAAACTCTCCCGGTTTCATTTAAACCACCCAAAGTTTAACCATGCTTCCGTCacctcctgctttcctggacAGCTCGTATTTCAAGCCACCACAACATTTACAAGACACtaatagtaatgaaaaaaaattacttctgtcaTCAAAGGAGAATTCCCACCTTCCCAGCTCACTCTCTACAACAAAGCAGtttcagctttaattttccCATGTTTCTCCAGCAGTCTGCTCCGTCCTCCCAAGCtgcccctccttttcctcttcctctctttgtACACAAACCTACCCCTTAAAACACACTTTGTTTCCTAACTTATCAAAGCACGTTATTCAAGACAGACCCCAGGAAGATTTAGGCAACAACGATATGGAGTAATTGAAATATGTAACAACCACGTGCAGGACCCGACGCTAGAGTGTGCTGTGTAGGAAATAACGCCGTGAGATCTCTCTCCCTAGAAACCAGCAGGAACACCAAAGAACTGGAGGAGTCCCTCCTGGCTCCTGGAAATGCATAAAGCTTCCTCAGAAATTCTTGGTGAAGGCAGAGAGCtaaacagaaaacactgagttttgaaaaaaaggagaaaaaatgtcCAGgacaaggaaattaaaaaaaaaaaaacccaacaacaacaaaaacaaaccaacaaaacaaacaacaacaacaaaaccaaaaactagCAAGGAGCATAATATCAGATATTGCTCTGTTTGTCTTAGTGGACTGttcagaaaagcagagatttaGATTGAGGATATAAACCTGCTTTATTCTCTTCCTGTCTTTGGTTTATTTGAAGTATTGTGATAATTAGGTTTTGCATTTTGCCTGCAAGCCTTGCTGGGGCTGGAGAGACTGCAGAGAAATGCTCAGGACAAAGGAAcaccaacaaaaaccccagaGCTCTTGGTGACTCCCAAGTATTGTCCCCAATTCACTAAGAGAAGCAAGCGAGGCACAGATGTTCAGCGCCTCTCCAAAAGCCCAGGCAGGCAGCACCCAAGCCAGAATCACAGCTCCACCTACTTCTACCTTTGGATTCAGCATTTGAAGGACAGGCTTAACTTacataagaaaatgaaaagcatattAGACAAaatctttgtggttttttttttgttttctttttttttttaagaaaaacaacttactgcttttattttgacAATAAAATTTAGAAACATCTTGACACACAGAACTCCAAAAAAACAGAAAGTCATAAATCACCTAGTTAATTTACTAAAGAGGAAAGATATATCCAAAACTCAA is a genomic window containing:
- the LOC135418427 gene encoding proline-rich protein 2-like encodes the protein MAPQITVPPEQPRPGAAGDGRGGPGAGASTVRPPLPPPHHRPRGRAPLAPEQTAPGGRAGGLRPSPGSPNVPDAWQPLRALPIHPPLPSEPPLEKGRPAPLGTAPPPSQRGCSPPHRAPGKAARTAPHRLAPRRPRPPLGAEDRPGLGKLSSAPPRPNGAAPAAPGPRIPGRDPPHRFGEGAGGLPPRRGCALPAALPAPPGAPCRAGGARPHCSRPLALLREKVPRPRAAPRRRPQPVRKSPRHVCAPSPVASAAPPGPSAGPEARGGPQASGGPFLYGTQPSFPLGEQSHEAGGGWRTASRPLRCRRSPPAGQRPQLCRSMREGSGDVPGAAGARRGVTGGGEVHSLP